The Calypte anna isolate BGI_N300 chromosome 1, bCalAnn1_v1.p, whole genome shotgun sequence region CAGTTAATTCCTCAATCATTTTGGTCTTCATCCCAGTCTTTCTTTCCTGATGGAGGTTTAGGGCCACCAGCTGGTTTTGCCATAATGATCTTGAAGGAAACATGGAAGTAGAACAAGATAAGGTTAGAATCAGACTCTTACCCCATTCTTCCTTCTAGCCAACATTCACTGAATTCATGCAGTTTCCCCATTCTGAACATAAGCCAGTGAATATTTATATCCATCTAAttgatattaaaaaatcaagtttttttcttgaaatggcAGAAACTGAGACCTGATGcacaaaaatgtgcttttacCTCATTTTTGCATGCAAATTAAAACTTCAGTTAGTTaagacaacagaaaattaatgcTAACAAGTGACTGATTTGCAGGACACACATtatgaaaagcagaattctCAGAGCTGTTGCTCTGAATTACTGAATCTAAACACACTTCAAAAGCAAGAGTTCACTGGTACTGCCAGGGTAAAGGCTCATGTTCTGCACTTACTATACTGACAAGTAAGGTAGAAGTGAGCTTGTCtaaaaaactttgttttagGAGTAAAATTCACTCACAAAAGCACAAGTAGAAAAGGCAGCAATCAGCACACATAAGACAGCAGTGTTACGTGTCCAAGATAGGTATCATTTGCCGTGTGCTTGTCAATATATCCATGCATGCACTCACACAGATACCTCTCTGCTAGAGACACAGAGCTTACTGCATACTATTTTTCAGGCTCATCTTTCCAGTCATCCTTATCCCAATGTCCTTGCTGCTTAGGGGCTTTTGGACCGCCTGCTGCTTTTGCCATAATAATCTACAGAAATTTTAcatgcaaacacattttttcttatgttcagCAAAATTATATAAAGTTACGACTTTTGTCATTCCATCTTCCTAGAAATTGGATTTTCATGTAAAAACAATTCATGAGAAGGTTTCTTGTGTTACATCCTGTTCCTACTGAAGTTAGGAAAACTTTGTGAACACAAGTATCATCTGCCACAtcttaaaagaaacattaataGTGTGCCTTTGGAAGCAACAACATTGCTACATCCCAAATTATGAGCTCTTTAAGAAATTGCTTCCAGGCtttcaaaaatgtaaataatgttttcaggtatcatatttttattccttacaTTCCCAGAGGTTTCACACATTTGGCATTAAGTGTTCTGCACAGAGGCAAAGGGTTCATCTCAGCATTTAAATTACTTGTAAGCTTACCTGATCTACCCTTAGGACAGTTACTGCTGCATTTGTAGCCAGCTTGATACCCCAAGATTTTCCAAGGTATGTGTCTAATACGCCAGCTTCCAACATATCcttcacagcagcagcttcGGCCTATTGTagggaaaaatattattcaagTCTTTCTCAGGCTTCTACCTAGCAAGCCACTGAGTTTTCAAACTTATAGGTTTAGAACAAATTATTAAGTTTTCTGATTTCATCTTCTCCCCTCACAAAACGTTCATTCCTAATCCATAAGCAGGAACACAAAATAAGTACTTATAAGTACTTATTCTCCATCCATCACACTAGTTCAATATCCCACTTTACCTCCTACATAAGGCCACTATACTACATCAAATTTAACTGTTTGCAGATGAAAATCAACCTTTCAATATTACAAGTCTACAAAACAATTCTTCTAGACTGTTCACACAGAGCTTCAATGGTTTAATCTATAAATACTTAATACCAACAGAGGTACCTTTAAATAGAACCCTGTATTGAAAAGCACCAAATAACAGGAGGAGACTATTTACCTCAATATCAAAtccaacatttttctttccttcctgatGCACAGCATAAAGCTTGGAGATGACCTCATTAGCCTTCACTCCAGAGTTTTCTGCCAGTGCTCGAGGAATGGCTTCAAATGCCTCAGCAAACTTCTTGATGGCATATTGGTCAAGTCCTGGACAGGTCTAAAGCAAAGTTGAAAACTACATCAGCATTTCAAAAGCCAATAGATGGGGGAGAGGTATTCTCCCATATCTTTAATTGATTTATATGTAAGCCACAGATACATATTTAAGTACACATATGTATGTGTGCATATAAAAAGTCAAAAAGCTCATTTTGTACCTCTCCATAAGATGTGATCTGCTTGGCTAATTCAATCTCTGTTGCACCACCTCCAGGAACAAGACGTTTATCCTGTGAACAGACCATGCCAAAATGCAAAGTTTTGCCTAAAGCATCAcactattttttactttttttcatttatatcaAGAAGAATGCAACAGAACTTTATCTCATGAAGGCTTACTAAAAATCTGCTTCAGAACAAATTTACATTGTAAAAGAAACTAATCATAAGTTACTCATTCATGCCAAAagtcttaggaaaaaaaatggtttctcttgtaaaaaggaaaataataatacattaGGTTTTGTGTCTGGGTTTGCTGTAGGGTTTGTTcgtttttttaataatttcaacTTTGTTTACTAACATTAGAACTCTTAGATGTTCTCATCTTTTTCATTAACTTGTTAGAAAGTATGTTGCAGGAAATCAATCTACTTTACAGAGCTTAATATGTAAAGAAGTATCACAAGATGTTGgatctttttgtttcatttttaaattaagcattttGTACAACCAAGCATCTACTCCAGAACTTCTAGGCTTCTGAACAGAAGAGTAATCAATGTAAACCAGAAGTCAGGAAAACTCCTAGAAACAATCATAAATGCAGCTTGTGGCTGGTTTTGTACTCCAAATCAAAGTGCATGTATTGATATGTACAGGATATTTAGTGTCACACAAAAGTTTTTTGCATGCTACCTGCTGAGCAAATACACAAACACTTccatttgcattaaaaaaatttaagtatTCAAGTCCACAAAAAACCTCTGCAGAACTAAAATTTTCCATCTATAAATTGTATCTGTGGTATGGGAAGGGAAGTATGTCTTGTCACCAGTAAGGTAGTTTATTTTGCAACCACTCAGTTCTTCCTAGCCTGTGGTGACAAAGCTATCTGGCTTCCGTTCTGTGCCTGGTTTCCAAGGAACATTATGAAACATTTAGGGAAATAATCAACAAATTGACTGTCATTAGAAAGTGATAAAATTAACCTATCTTTAAGAGCTCACCTCATTACTGAAAAATTGAATGCAGTGCATGCTAAGCACCATCTTCTTTGTACACTCTATTCACAAGGATGTCAGCCACAACCTTCTCTACATAGGCCTCTACACCTCAGTACTACACAGCCTTCTCTACATCTCAAGAAGGCTTCTAAGCTGACAATGTAAGTATCTGCTATAGCCTAGGTAGCAAATGAGGACAAAGCAAGCCAAAGCCTTGCCTCAAACTGATCCATAGCTCAGTTCTGATAACTGAGGTGTTCTGGTTACTTACTCTTGTGAGTACTTTGAAAGTATTTACGCCATCGTCCACAGCTCTCTCTATGTCATCCATCAGATTGTCTGTAGAACCACGGATGAGTATAGTAGAAATGGCACCatcctctttttctgttcagaCAGATGAGCATTACTATGTGACATTTGTTAGATGTATAACACATAGGAACATAATATTTCTATAACAGTAGGAGCTCTACAAAACAGTAGGAGCTCTACAGAACATACATACCGTGCTTAAACACCACAACTTGTGTATCCCCAACCTCTGACAAATACACATTATCACAGTGACCCATTTCTTCTAGAGTAGGGGGagtctggaaagaaaaacaagagttAATAAGTGAACCTGCTTATCAGTTCTCCCTTCTGCTCTTCATTTGGAAAGTCCATACCAGTCTGGGTAGGGCTGTTGCACCAACAGTTTTGCACAGTCTTCTCAGATCCCACTTTGAGTTCAACCTTTAAGATGAAAAGCAGTCTTTGTAATAACAAGTTTCCAGAACAAATTTTAACACAAGTTATTCTCTTAACTTGGCATCACTTTGTAAACTAATGATAGCCATCAAAATTTGATGCATCGAGTTATAAAATCCACTCGTGCATTTTTCTACTTTACCTATTTTCAGGGATGCTACCCAAAGACAATTTTCAAAGAATTTATAAATAAGAAGttcaaatacataaaaatttttAAGCTGCTTTCTCTACTACGTAAGACTCGAAGTAATCTTTACGACACCTCTGTAATAATACTTGTTATGCCAGAGATTATAGCATTACACTCCATTTCCCGAAGTTCAGACTTTTTGGACATCACCAATAAAGCTGCAGCTTTCACTAAAGGATCACTTATTTGTTTGAGACATGAGAGCTATTGCTAGCAATTGAACTTCGTGTTTTGCAGCATGTATTTAAAAGGTACACAAACACGCTTTATTTATAGATAAGAAGATTAAAGCCCTacaaaaatgacagaaaagtaTTAAGAATGATTTAAGAAAGTATTaagattttttcttccattcagCAATACATTAGTGATGAGTGGAGGGGTATCTTATAATTGCTAAAGCATCACATGAGGGCTGCAACCAGGAGGAACCATCACAGTACAGTCTTACATGCCCCACAAGCTCTCTTTATTAGACCCacaaattttatattttatgtattagGCCCACAGATTTTATACTTATATTTCATTTGTGCTATATAAAGACCCTTACACCAGAATAATAGTACCATATACAGAAGTTAAGCCCCAATTAGCTGTCACAGAGGTGAAATACTATCAAGAAACATAAGCTATGAAACCACATGGCAGCTCAGGCATTGATCCACTAGAAAAACAAATAGTctgcagtattttgttttttaatttaagaggCAAGAAACAATAAGGCAAGTACCTTTCATAAACCTGGtagataaaatgtttttatgctCTTCTAGTACTCACCTGACTAACATAAGATTGTATTTGTTGGCATAATGAAGTGCCATGTCTGCCACTTTGCCACCTGTTACTACCACATTGGCACCACTATCAGCAATAGCTTTGACTTGCAAATCCATtagattttcttctcctttactGAAATTCATCAGCTCATCAGCATTCTTTATAAGTACTGTGCCCTAGTGAAAAACACATACTGTTACCAATCCAATGTTTTAAGACATGCATGCAAGTTTTGTCTTCCCATCTGTCCAAACACCTCAAATCATTCTATTTTATAATACTGCCACCCTTCCCAGACACTGGGGTAAAACAACAAAAGGGGGCAATTTTAGCATTCCTAGGAAATGCTGAGATGCAGACGTTCTAGCATGTAGCTCAGCTCAAATAACCCAACCTCAAAAACCCTGTAAAGCAAAACTAGGTTCAGATGTTTTCTACAAACCTTTTTAAACTAATGAactcaatattaaaaaaatctctatcACTAAGTGTCAAGAATATTTATAGTTAAGCCTAAAAATAAGAGCACATGAGCATTAATAGATATCTAATTTATTTTGAGTTACTACATACCTTAGTTTCAGTTATCATACCATCAAAAGGGCAAGAATATACAGCTATTTTTGCATCTTTGACAGAAGTAACAtctccttcagtttcttttttaaaaaccatgcCATGCAGTACTGAGGATGCAGAGATACCAGCAccctgaaaggaaagaaatgcaatgAGAGAAGTCATATTATTGATTATTGTCAGAAACCTGCACTGCATTTTATGAAACACAATCCTTATATTCATTTCAATGAAGCAACCTAAGTTTGCATTGgagcataaaaaaaataggaCAAGCTGATCAACATCAAACATTGCCTTACAGTTTCCCATTTTAGGACTGGTTGGCAGTCCAAGTTAAGCCCAAGACATTAGTTTTCTGTGCtcaaattttatgtttttattagcttggggaaaaaaaaatcacaagggGAAATTTCTAATAGATATAAACTTGTTCCAATCCTACATACCATACTGAGGCCTAATATCCCACTGGCTAAATGAATCCAAGATTAGACTTCTATGTCACCCAGCCTGCATCTTGTCCTTATCTTGTGACTGTTTCCACAATAAAGATGCAACAACCCCATGTATAATTAAGTTGATGGCTCTGATTTAAATTTCAATattaatgcttttcatttctgaatgCTGCTACTGGACAAGGAGTGTAGAGACTCATTTTCCAAACTTTTTATGCATACTATAACACAACAGTTATTAGAACAGGAAAGGCACTTTTAAAGAGCTAGATATTAACTTTCATAAGACTGTTTACCTTAATAATACAGTAAAGCTAGCATCTTCCAACTTACCACAATTTTACACACTCTGATATTATCAACGTTGAAATGACCAGAACTGGGAAGAATAGAAACTgtttgggggaggaaaaaaagtatgtattatttaattaataaattagaACAGTGACACCATAAGTAATGTCTGGAGCTGTTCTTAAGTACTCAAATTCTCAAGTTCAGTGGTTTGAGATTCTTGTCTCAATAAGGCAACTATAATCTGCTAATAACCTGCttcaagagaaacagaaattttgtCTTTACAATGAGTAATCAGAAAGCAATATCTGTTCAGGCTGCTCAGGCAAATTAAGACTGAAAAGCCATTTACACATCTACATGCAAGAGCGAAGTCCAACCCAGACTGTTCTAAGAAAACATTTAAGCTAGATGTGAAAGTTTTTTCTGGGAAATTTAAGGGAGAAAGCAACAACTCAGCACAGCTACAGTCTCACTGTTCTTTTTCTGAGACTAGCAGTAGCTTACCTGAAATGTAATACAACTTCCTAATGGGAGAAAACAGGAAGATGGGTTTCTGCTTTGAAAGGACTAAAACACTTAAGAGAACAAACAGACCTTTTCTGAGCAACAATACCAATGAAGTGTGCAGCACAAGAAAGGTTATACTACATTCAGAAGCTAAAGCTTTCCATTCAATTCAACCTGGAAGACTAAATGCACCTTCTATGTCACATGAAGACAGTAGTAGTAACCATAAGCAAACCTACTCAGTGTTTCAGATGCATACACAAATCTGCTCTTTTTCACTTACCACAGGCCTGAGCAATCAGCTTTGCCAAAAACTGTTCATTGCCATACTGTTTGCTCATCACTGAAGTGTGCAACAAAGATGCCACTTCTTCAACATCTCTAAGGTTCTTTGCAGAACAGCACACCAAGTCTGGAAGAATCTCTAAGGCTTTCTTGCAAGCCTTTTCATATCCTTCAATCACCTGTGcagcaaataataaataaattcactACACCACTTCACTGTTCATTCATACTCCTTTTCAAAGACCcataaaacatttaagaaatgcaaaagcTTACAAAGAAAGCAAGTAATCACAAGCAGCAAAACATATACTGTTCTTTATATATCGGTTGGTGCAGCACACTCACATGTCACAAAGTGAACACAGCTCCCCAGAGGTGAGAGCCAAACTAAatatcacatcccacagagtgggcaTGGGTAGAGCTCCCCAGAGTGGGGGTCAACCCAAAAAGATTTGtactggacccccttgcttcCTAGAGCCTAGGTATGGCTGGGCCCAATCCTGCTGTAATTATCTCTTTTAAAAACCCATTCAACGAGATTAAGTTCGGAATTCTCTGCGCAGTACTCTGTGAGTAGGATTATTACCCAGGAgatttgtataaaaacacaactttacttaaaaatgagtaagattataaagcatgtcagattacaactagcagaattataaatgatggtacttccaaagcaatggattacaatttagcaaaacttcAGGAAATTGTCAAAACAGGTTACaacaaaaattaacaaagcAATGGGTAGTACCTAAAATTAGAAACTGTATTACCCTTATGTACCATGATAAAAGTTagaaacacagacacagagaaagagagataaagaaaagaaaagaaagataccACCACTCTTAGATCACCCTTAGcaatgatcttggtaggaagctGTGGCCCCTGGATGTCAGGCGCACATCCAGGATTTCaagtgtgcctcttttatgccaTCTGACCCCACATTTTAGGGGGGGGCTTTGGCAGTTCTTGTGAAGCCAGGTGTTCATTTGGGCCACTCCAGATGGGctgacacagcaataacccttatttctgcacaGTGTCTTTAcccggggcacacacaagatgtcatTCTGCCTCCCCAGGGTGCAGcttccctgcccctgtcccttatggaataaggacagtgtcctgcctgtcagggtggcatcaaacagagctccccttgcagggacagtgttcagctgaCTGGAATGGCCtctaaaggaggggctgctcttgtgagaatagGGCCCTGTTTATCAGAGTGGTTgcccaaatgagggtctctccttgagaaaACAGAGTCCAGGTGGCTTATGGAATGAGGCCTCTACCCAAGCAcaatgtccattttgtcaggACTGATGTTCTGAGACAATAATGCTTTTCAGGATTCTACATCTCTAtctcaaaaattatttcataaggAAGCAGACAATTCATAACATTATGAGTCAAGAATACTGACCAACACCAATCTGAATTCAAGCCATGTGAATTGTAATAATAATGTAACTTGCCTCTGAGACTGATAATCCCATCCTCAGAAGGTCTTCTGCTAGCTCCAGAAGAACTCCAgcaaaaacaagaacaaaatttGTTCCATCTCCAACTTCTTGCTCTTGCATGTGGGAAGCCATCACAAGCATTTTTGCAGCAGGATGCTGGACCTTTACAAGAAGTTACACATCATAGTTACTAACATCCTAACTCAACTACAGCTCCAGGTTTTTCTGTGTATGGAGTATAAACTCTTGTTTCAAGTTATATCTAACGACACTAATCAGCTAGCTTCCCTAATAAGCAGAAGtacaaaaatacatgaaaagaaaaataattggaaaactAAACATTCCCCTTACAACATGAATCAGACATCCTCAATGTCGGTTCTGTATTATTTCTCAAATGCAGTGAAACACgtaaattatttacaaaatgaCATTTGTAAATCATCTGGGATGGTGGCGTGCTTCCTTATTAACATTCAGAACCACAGCAACCCAAGAACACAAACATTAGCTTACAACAGACATCTTCTGAAGCAAGAAACTTTACCTCCAGCTCTCTCAAGATAGTAGCAGCATCATTTGTAACAAAAAGCTTCTCCAGATGATTGATAACCATTTTGTTCATGCCTaacagggaagaaagaagaaatgaaataaataattaggAAAATATCATATTGTACACAGATGCTGTTTCATAATTTTCAGGTGTATCttaaacaacaaaacatcaCCCCCATTTACAATTAAGGAATCTAAAAGATTTTTTGCGAAGCAATGCTTGGAATTGTGTTACATTAATAAGAAGTCAATAACTTCTATGTAAGCAGCTTTCTCTTCAGGAATATTTGTATATAATTTGATACTGGAAAACAACTCTTGTTTTGGTATATTTGACTCGACACGGTACAGTTACGTTCATTATGTCTTTAATGTTActgtctttaatttttgttgGTCCTCCACACAGCAGTACAACACCAAAGATGACACAGTAACTGGTACAAAAACCTGGCAAAGGCAGGTATATTATATGTAATTCAAGAGCTAACCAAGCCTAATCTGTAAAGCCAAAAAGACTAGAATTCTAGAGCAAATCCAGTGTGTCTTCTCAAGAAACAAAGAGATGTTTCAAGGTAGATTTTGCCTTCTAAACTAACATTTTGCTGAAAAACATTATAATAGTTTTAGGATTAACTTACCGTTTGGCCCATAAGCTGTACGGGTGGTTTGAGCAAGTTCTTTGCATGCCTGGATGTTCCTATAGACAGCTTCTTCTAGTCCTGAATAATgctataaagaaaaatgttttgctcaCAATTAGTCTCTATAAGAAAAAATGAGAGGGATGAACCAGCCACTCCtaataaaagcagcaataaCCTGATTCCATGAAGGTTTTAGATGTAGATTTGGTATTTCAAGTACAGTTTAAATGGAGACCAAGCCTTaccaaaaaacagagaaaagaaccACTGTGTACTCCTTTTCAACTGGGCAGGTCAGCAGGCTAAGTAAGTTTCTGAAGAGAAACTTGAACAGTCACCACATTTTCAATACGTTTTGCACCCCCTAAATCTTCCAAATAGTGGCACatcaaaaggaaacagaaaataaccaATACTGGACTCAAGAGGGGCAAGACCACTGTAAGCATGTGATTGTGTACATGCTTCTTTACTCAAAAATCTGTGCTCCATGAAAACCATTTAACTGAGTTCTACATTCAAACGTGTGTTGTGAAAATTCAGAAGAACGATTCATAAAATATTAGTGTTTGAGAACCTGACTAGACTGACATAAGCTTGAAAACTTTAAGACAAGGACGGCCATGGGAAAGTacctgaagaagcagcagggtAGAACCTATGGCACAGCCATAAGATAAAGGAGAAACGCACTCTTTAATAGTAGTTACCCTTTAAATACAAAAGAAGTCTCTCAGAATGGCACTTCCCTCTATTTTGTAAAAAACAGCTGTTGCTATTCTTGCTACAAATTCTCTATTCGAGAATCAGTATTTAAACTGCTTTGTTTCCTCACACTCCTGCCTTTGATATACGCCATCCTTTGACTCCAAAAAAGattcagtaaagaaaaatagaggGCTTTCCGAGTTGCTAACTTCACTTTCCTATCTATTAAGCAGCAACAAGcagaaatactctttttttttttttttaatgttctcctgcaataaaaacaaaacacaaagcccaaaacccaagaaaccaAAACGCAACCCTGCTTGCTTTTGGAAGAAAGCTTCTACTTTATCAGGCATGGTCCTTGTTTATTACCAAAAGCCACAGTACGTTAACCTtaaattcagtgaaaatgaatttagggaaaagagatgaaaaccACGCTGTTCTGCAGTCCTGGCACAGGCACTTCTCTTACGGGCACAGCCACAGAGCAAGAGCCACGGAACACCCGCATCCCCGcaccctcagctctgcagcccaaACGCCTTCCCGGGATTCCTTTCCACAGCCAGCGCACAACTCGGGAGACAGGAACCCACCgacacccccacaccccccagAGGGAGGCAGCCCCACAGGGCAAGGcgaggaagcaggaggagggatcCCGGCTCCGCTGGAGCCTTCTCGAAGGCCGCGTGCGCCGGCACCACCCTCTTCCCGTCGGCGGAGCGGGAGCGGGGCCGGACCCGGTCCCGGTCCCACCCCCGCCCCGCAAGGCCCGCCGCGGGAATCAAACCCGGGGGCGGGGAGCACGGTCCTCCGTCCCGCAGGCCTCCGTCCCGCCCCGTGGGAGCCGCCAGGCCCCGCGGCCTTCCAGAACCTTCCCCGCACCGCCAGGACCAGACTTCCCCCCCCTCCGCCCCGCCATCCCCCTGAGGGCACCGCGCCCGCCTCACGCCGCTCTCACCTTCGCCCCCTCCTTAAGCATCTGGGCGAAGCCCGGGGCCTTGGGAACGTGCAGCGCCATCTCGCCTCCTCTCCGACCACACGCTGCCGC contains the following coding sequences:
- the CCT8 gene encoding T-complex protein 1 subunit theta isoform X3, whose protein sequence is MALHVPKAPGFAQMLKEGAKHYSGLEEAVYRNIQACKELAQTTRTAYGPNGMNKMVINHLEKLFVTNDAATILRELEVQHPAAKMLVMASHMQEQEVGDGTNFVLVFAGVLLELAEDLLRMGLSVSEVIEGYEKACKKALEILPDLVCCSAKNLRDVEEVASLLHTSVMSKQYGNEQFLAKLIAQACVSILPSSGHFNVDNIRVCKIVGAGISASSVLHGMVFKKETEGDVTSVKDAKIAVYSCPFDGMITETKGTVLIKNADELMNFSKGEENLMDLQVKAIADSGANVVVTGGKVADMALHYANKYNLMLVRLNSKWDLRRLCKTVGATALPRLTPPTLEEMGHCDNVYLSEVGDTQVVVFKHEKEDGAISTILIRGSTDNLMDDIERAVDDGVNTFKVLTRDKRLVPGGGATEIELAKQITSYGETCPGLDQYAIKKFAEAFEAIPRALAENSGVKANEVISKLYAVHQEGKKNVGFDIEAEAAAVKDMLEAGVLDTYLGKSWGIKLATNAAVTVLRVDQIIMAKPAGGPKPPSGKKDWDEDQND
- the CCT8 gene encoding T-complex protein 1 subunit theta isoform X2, whose protein sequence is MALHVPKAPGFAQMLKEGAKHYSGLEEAVYRNIQACKELAQTTRTAYGPNGMNKMVINHLEKLFVTNDAATILRELEVQHPAAKMLVMASHMQEQEVGDGTNFVLVFAGVLLELAEDLLRMGLSVSEVIEGYEKACKKALEILPDLVCCSAKNLRDVEEVASLLHTSVMSKQYGNEQFLAKLIAQACVSILPSSGHFNVDNIRVCKIVGAGISASSVLHGMVFKKETEGDVTSVKDAKIAVYSCPFDGMITETKGTVLIKNADELMNFSKGEENLMDLQVKAIADSGANVVVTGGKVADMALHYANKYNLMLVRLNSKWDLRRLCKTVGATALPRLTPPTLEEMGHCDNVYLSEVGDTQVVVFKHEKEDGAISTILIRGSTDNLMDDIERAVDDGVNTFKVLTRDKRLVPGGGATEIELAKQITSYGETCPGLDQYAIKKFAEAFEAIPRALAENSGVKANEVISKLYAVHQEGKKNVGFDIEAEAAAVKDMLEAGVLDTYLGKSWGIKLATNAAVTVLRVDQIIMAKAAGGPKAPKQQGHWDKDDWKDEPEK
- the CCT8 gene encoding T-complex protein 1 subunit theta isoform X1, with the protein product MALHVPKAPGFAQMLKEGAKHYSGLEEAVYRNIQACKELAQTTRTAYGPNGMNKMVINHLEKLFVTNDAATILRELEVQHPAAKMLVMASHMQEQEVGDGTNFVLVFAGVLLELAEDLLRMGLSVSEVIEGYEKACKKALEILPDLVCCSAKNLRDVEEVASLLHTSVMSKQYGNEQFLAKLIAQACVSILPSSGHFNVDNIRVCKIVGAGISASSVLHGMVFKKETEGDVTSVKDAKIAVYSCPFDGMITETKGTVLIKNADELMNFSKGEENLMDLQVKAIADSGANVVVTGGKVADMALHYANKYNLMLVRLNSKWDLRRLCKTVGATALPRLTPPTLEEMGHCDNVYLSEVGDTQVVVFKHEKEDGAISTILIRGSTDNLMDDIERAVDDGVNTFKVLTRDKRLVPGGGATEIELAKQITSYGETCPGLDQYAIKKFAEAFEAIPRALAENSGVKANEVISKLYAVHQEGKKNVGFDIEAEAAAVKDMLEAGVLDTYLGKSWGIKLATNAAVTVLRVDQIIMAKAAGGPKAPKQQGHWDKDDWKDEPEK